TGTTAGTTCTTCTTTTATCTGGTTGAAAGGCTTTAACTTTCTGTGCTTCCACAGATGTCTGCAAACCTTCTTGTCACGTGTTCGGAGGGCTGCAATCAGCATCAGAAAGTCCATTTGTTCATCATCTTTGTACGCCTTTTCAACGTCATAGCCTTCGGTACATACTATGACTACAGTCATACTGTTCGGCGGCAACAGCTTCCTTCGAGGGGCTCCCCTCTTTCGTTGAAGGTGAATGTCTCGACAAGTATCTGCCAGGTTCGTTTTACCTGGGATATGTTCTACGTCAAAGACATACTGTTGTAGCCTGAGGCTAAGGCGTTCCAGCCCTGCTGATAGCTTGGCGCTTGGATTCTTGAGTATTGACACCAGAGGTAGATGGTTGGTTTTGACTATGAATCTTCGTCCCACCAAGTAGACATGAAAACGTTCGACCATCGACATTTCTTTCGAGCATTTCTTTGTCAATTTGCAGATACCTCTTTTCTGTTGGCGTCAGCGGTCTGCTGTGGTACGCCCAGATGCTGTGATCCCTTTTGTCCTTGGTGTCCTGGACTAGAATGCCAGCCCTCTGGTCCAGCGTCTGTGATGACGTACATATTCTTTCTGTCATCGAAGTACGCCAGTGTCGTAGCGTGAGATATCTCTTGTCGGAGCCTTTCTAGAGCATTTTCTTGCTCTTCATTCCATGAGAACTCAACATCCATGTGTGGAAGTCCCCCAGGGGCTCAACAATTTCTGCTAACTGGGGGATAAACTGACTGCAACAGTTCACCATCACCAGTAAGCTCTTTACTTCAGCTGCATTTCTTGGAGAAGTCATCTCTGCGACTACTCTCACTTATCACGGGTCAATGGTGACTCCCTGGGCAGAAAAGACATGGCCGAAGAATTTCACACTCCGAGAGCCTAACACGCATTTTTTCAAGTTTAGCGTGAGTCCTGCTTCTTCAAGGTTCTTTAGGACCAAACGCAACCTTCGATCATGCTCTTCTATAGATCGACCGGATACCAGAATATCATCACTGATGTGGATGATTCTGTCTTCATCCGGTATAACTTGGCTGATGCTGTTCTGAAATATCTCAGCTGCTGCATTGACTACAAACAAGAGCCTCTTGTATCTTCTTAGACTGCAGTGGGTAGAGAAAGTCTTTATTCTCAGTGACGACTCCTCTAGTTCTAGCTGATATCCTTCGTTCAGGTCCAACTTCGAGAATGCTGCGCCATT
This genomic stretch from Ornithodoros turicata isolate Travis chromosome 9, ASM3712646v1, whole genome shotgun sequence harbors:
- the LOC135369399 gene encoding uncharacterized protein K02A2.6-like; amino-acid sequence: MQAGGLRRSPYSTPISPALHVMHTVEDIINTLNGAAFSKLDLNEGYQLELEESSLRIKTFSTHCSLRRYKRLLFVVNAAAEIFQNSISQVIPDEDRIIHISDDILVSGRSIEEHDRRLRLVLKNLEEAGLTLNLKKCVLGSRSVKFFGHVFSAQGVTIDP
- the LOC135369398 gene encoding uncharacterized protein LOC135369398, which translates into the protein MSMVERFHVYLVGRRFIVKTNHLPLVSILKNPSAKLSAGLERLSLRLQQYVFDVEHIPGKTNLADTCRDIHLQRKRGAPRRKLLPPNSMTVVIVCTEGYDVEKAYKDDEQMDFLMLIAALRTRDKKVCRHLWKHRKLKPFNQIKEELTVAESNLVLRGPRLVVPEKAQMEVAQLAHRGLCPGHGEDQEAN